One Methylosarcina fibrata AML-C10 DNA segment encodes these proteins:
- a CDS encoding toll/interleukin-1 receptor domain-containing protein yields MSTIFISYRRSDSAGYAGRLADSLEPLLGSRKIFRDVEDIKPGDDFVRVIERYLKKAKVFLVIIGKHWLDAEDGQGKRRLDDPGDHVRIEVESALRLGIVVIPVLVGGAAMPAAAELPGSLSALANRQAIELTDSRWDHDVGRLLQTLTETGFGRYRKFLGKPALAGKKPARILWAAGITSAAVALAWAAQLFFATPDLNGNWYFEGGDYLLIRQDGHRFSVERIDPAMQTSYEKGTGVINGRRLEFNLDPVYSQQFQYRGDLEMSWKGDRLRGTLTEVLSDRTLSVELSRDKARILETSASER; encoded by the coding sequence ATGTCGACTATTTTCATATCCTACCGGCGATCCGATAGTGCCGGCTATGCCGGCCGGTTGGCGGATTCTCTGGAACCTTTGTTGGGGTCCAGAAAAATTTTTCGCGACGTCGAGGACATCAAGCCGGGGGACGATTTTGTCCGGGTCATCGAACGGTATTTGAAGAAAGCCAAGGTTTTCCTGGTTATCATCGGCAAGCATTGGCTGGATGCCGAAGATGGCCAGGGAAAGCGGCGGCTCGACGATCCCGGCGATCATGTGCGGATTGAAGTCGAATCCGCTCTGCGATTGGGGATCGTCGTCATTCCGGTTCTGGTCGGCGGCGCGGCCATGCCTGCCGCCGCCGAACTGCCCGGCTCTTTGTCGGCGCTGGCCAACCGTCAGGCAATCGAGCTTACCGACAGCCGGTGGGACCATGACGTCGGGCGATTATTGCAGACTCTCACCGAGACCGGCTTCGGCCGCTACCGAAAATTCCTCGGAAAGCCTGCGTTAGCCGGTAAAAAGCCGGCGCGCATTTTGTGGGCTGCCGGAATTACCTCCGCAGCGGTTGCCCTGGCCTGGGCCGCGCAACTGTTTTTTGCCACGCCCGATCTGAACGGAAACTGGTATTTTGAAGGAGGAGATTACCTGCTTATCCGGCAAGACGGCCATCGTTTTTCGGTCGAAAGGATCGATCCCGCCATGCAGACGTCCTATGAAAAAGGGACCGGTGTCATCAACGGGCGCCGCCTGGAATTCAATCTCGATCCGGTTTACAGCCAGCAATTCCAATATCGGGGCGATTTGGAGATGAGCTGGAAAGGAGACCGCTTGCGCGGCACATTAACCGAGGTCCTTTCCGACCGGACGCTCTCCGTGGAATTGAGCCGGGATAAGGCTCGGATTTTGGAAACATCGGCTTCGGAAAGATAG
- the galE gene encoding UDP-glucose 4-epimerase GalE, translating into MSNNKVILVTGGAGYIGSHACVELLQTDYDVVVIDNLSNSKTESIDRIERITGKKVAFYPADVRDKTALTKIFDRHPVEAVIHFAGLKAVGESCRLPLHYYQNNIYGSLVLTEAMAEANVKKLVFSSSATVYGEPGTIEYTEDLPVYGATSPYGKSKGMIEDILRDLSAADRIQRPSSPWKIALLRYFNPIGAHESGLIGEDPNGIPNNLMPYVAQVAIGKLEQLSVFGNDYPTHDGTGVRDYIHVVDLVKGHIKALEALDGSRFQQGNCLPYNLGSGQGYSVLDVIHTFEKVTGKKINFKFAPRREGDIAAFYANPSLAWKELGWKTEKSLEEMIADTWRWQSMNPNGYSV; encoded by the coding sequence ATGAGCAACAACAAGGTTATCCTGGTCACCGGCGGCGCGGGCTACATAGGCAGCCACGCCTGTGTGGAATTGCTGCAGACTGATTACGACGTGGTCGTCATCGACAACCTTTCCAACAGCAAAACCGAATCCATCGATCGAATCGAACGGATAACCGGCAAAAAGGTCGCGTTTTACCCGGCCGATGTCCGCGACAAGACGGCGTTGACCAAGATATTCGACCGGCATCCCGTAGAAGCCGTGATCCATTTTGCCGGGCTGAAAGCCGTCGGCGAATCCTGCCGGCTGCCTTTGCACTATTACCAGAACAACATTTACGGCTCGCTGGTGCTGACGGAAGCCATGGCGGAAGCGAACGTCAAAAAGCTGGTTTTCAGTTCTTCGGCGACGGTTTACGGCGAGCCCGGCACCATCGAATACACCGAAGACCTGCCGGTATACGGCGCCACCAGCCCTTACGGGAAATCCAAAGGCATGATCGAAGACATCCTGAGGGACCTGTCGGCGGCCGATCGGATCCAGCGTCCGTCGAGTCCCTGGAAAATCGCCTTGCTGCGCTATTTCAACCCCATCGGCGCCCATGAAAGCGGCCTGATCGGAGAAGATCCCAACGGCATCCCCAACAATCTGATGCCTTATGTCGCCCAGGTTGCAATCGGCAAGCTGGAACAGCTCTCGGTGTTCGGCAACGATTATCCGACCCATGACGGAACCGGCGTCCGGGATTACATCCACGTGGTCGACCTGGTCAAGGGCCATATCAAGGCTCTGGAAGCGCTGGACGGCAGCCGCTTTCAGCAGGGCAACTGTCTCCCCTACAACCTGGGGTCCGGTCAGGGTTACAGCGTCCTGGACGTCATTCACACCTTCGAAAAAGTGACCGGAAAAAAAATCAATTTCAAATTCGCACCCCGCCGGGAAGGCGACATTGCCGCCTTCTATGCCAACCCTTCCCTGGCCTGGAAGGAACTCGGCTGGAAAACGGAAAAAAGCCTGGAAGAAATGATCGCCGATACCTGGCGCTGGCAAAGCATGAACCCCAACGGTTATTCCGTGTAA
- the cysZ gene encoding sulfate transporter CysZ, which translates to MFAKSKSNNPLSAIGYFFQGLKLLTRPELRPFLTYPVLINLVLYGGAITIGYHYINQFMAHFIPDWLQWLNWILWPLIFICFLIVVFFSFTVLANLIAAPFYGKLAAKTRELLLARPQDTVAEPPLARIVAAEFRRAGYLSARALPLLVLFVVPGLNILAPFLWALFGAWAMALEFMAYPLENEGVLFSEQRQLAKDMRLGTLSFGGIVMMGLTLPLLNLVVAPAAVIGATLYVNDIKQE; encoded by the coding sequence ATGTTTGCAAAAAGTAAAAGCAATAACCCGCTGTCGGCCATAGGCTATTTTTTCCAGGGCCTGAAACTATTGACCCGGCCCGAACTTCGCCCGTTTCTGACGTATCCGGTGTTGATCAACCTGGTGCTGTACGGCGGCGCCATCACGATCGGTTATCACTATATCAACCAGTTCATGGCTCATTTTATTCCGGACTGGCTGCAATGGCTCAACTGGATCTTATGGCCGCTGATTTTTATCTGTTTCCTGATCGTCGTTTTCTTTTCCTTCACGGTACTGGCCAATCTCATTGCCGCGCCGTTCTATGGAAAACTGGCGGCAAAAACCCGGGAGCTGCTGCTCGCCCGGCCGCAAGATACGGTAGCCGAGCCGCCTTTGGCCAGGATCGTAGCCGCCGAATTCAGGCGGGCCGGCTACCTTTCGGCCCGGGCATTGCCGCTGCTCGTGCTGTTCGTCGTTCCCGGCCTCAACATCCTTGCTCCGTTTCTCTGGGCCTTGTTCGGAGCCTGGGCCATGGCCCTGGAATTCATGGCCTACCCTCTCGAAAACGAAGGCGTCCTGTTTTCGGAGCAGAGACAACTGGCCAAAGACATGCGGTTAGGAACGCTCAGCTTCGGCGGCATCGTCATGATGGGATTGACCCTGCCTCTGCTCAATCTGGTCGTCGCTCCGGCCGCCGTTATTGGAGCTACACTGTATGTGAACGACATAAAACAGGAATAA
- the rpiA gene encoding ribose-5-phosphate isomerase RpiA has protein sequence MTQDELKKKVAEAALKYIKDVPVIGVGTGSTTNFFIEMLADYKADIEGAVSSSVGTTERLKKVGIPVLDLNDVGTLEVYIDGADEISPHKHLVKGGGGALTREKIIAAASKKFVCIADGSKCVERLGAFPLPIEVIPMARSYVAREMVKLGGQPVWRENFVTDNHNHILDVRNLDILDPIKMEQTVNNITGVVAVGLFAMRPADIVLVSKGEEIITL, from the coding sequence ATGACGCAAGACGAATTGAAAAAGAAAGTTGCCGAGGCCGCTTTGAAATACATCAAAGACGTGCCTGTCATCGGCGTAGGCACCGGTTCCACCACCAATTTCTTTATCGAAATGCTGGCCGATTATAAAGCGGACATCGAAGGCGCCGTTTCAAGTTCGGTCGGCACCACCGAGCGGCTGAAAAAAGTCGGCATTCCCGTGCTCGACCTGAACGACGTCGGCACTCTTGAGGTTTATATCGACGGCGCCGACGAAATCAGTCCGCACAAACATCTGGTCAAGGGCGGCGGCGGCGCGTTGACCCGGGAAAAAATCATTGCCGCGGCCAGCAAAAAGTTTGTCTGTATCGCCGACGGCTCCAAATGCGTCGAACGGCTGGGCGCCTTTCCCCTGCCCATCGAAGTGATTCCGATGGCCAGAAGCTACGTGGCGAGAGAGATGGTCAAACTCGGCGGTCAGCCGGTATGGCGCGAAAACTTCGTCACCGACAACCACAATCATATTCTGGACGTCCGCAACCTGGACATCCTGGATCCGATCAAGATGGAACAAACGGTCAACAACATCACCGGAGTCGTCGCGGTCGGTCTGTTCGCCATGCGTCCCGCCGACATCGTGCTGGTCAGCAAAGGCGAAGAAATCATCACGCTGTGA
- a CDS encoding EVE domain-containing protein, producing MNYWLMKSEPDAFSITDLYNRPGQTEHWDGVRNYQARNMMRDEMKLGDQVFFYHSNCEEPGVVGIMEVAREGYPDFTAFDPENKHFDPKSDPASPRWIMVDVKYVRILSRTITLRELKEKPELSDLALVKRGNRLSIMPVTKNQWDFILSLE from the coding sequence ATGAATTACTGGCTAATGAAATCGGAGCCCGATGCATTCAGCATTACCGACCTCTATAACAGACCCGGCCAAACCGAGCATTGGGACGGCGTGCGCAATTACCAGGCCCGCAACATGATGCGGGACGAGATGAAGCTGGGCGATCAAGTGTTTTTTTACCATTCCAATTGCGAAGAGCCCGGCGTGGTCGGCATCATGGAAGTCGCCCGCGAAGGCTATCCCGACTTTACCGCCTTCGATCCCGAAAACAAACATTTCGATCCGAAAAGCGACCCGGCCAGTCCGCGCTGGATCATGGTGGACGTCAAGTACGTCCGGATCTTGTCCCGCACGATCACCCTCCGGGAACTCAAGGAGAAACCGGAGCTGTCGGATCTTGCCCTGGTCAAGCGCGGCAACCGCCTGTCGATCATGCCGGTTACGAAGAACCAGTGGGATTTCATCCTTTCGCTCGAATGA